The following is a genomic window from Temnothorax longispinosus isolate EJ_2023e unplaced genomic scaffold, Tlon_JGU_v1 HiC_scaffold_694, whole genome shotgun sequence.
TTTACTTAAAGACGAGTCCacgtacaaaaaattaaagaaagatccTATCAGACAAATCTCCTTGAAATTAAATGAACTTGTCAGATCGTGGCGAGACAGTGGCATTATCGAGGACACGGACTACAAGCGTTTAAATTGCACCAACGGTAATCTCCCACGTTGTTACGGGCTGCCAAAGATCCATAAAAATGGTTTTCCGCTACGGATTATTGTTTCGGCTTTGGGAAGTCCCTTATATAACGTAGCGTCCTTTCTCCACAGTATCTTGCATCACTCTATTCGCCCACCTAAGTCTCACATCAAGGACAGTTGGTCCTTTGTAAGAGAAATCAATGACATTGAGATTAATACTGATGAGGTACTCGTTTCCCTCGGTGTAACGGCTCTTTTCACCAACATCCCGAAGGAGTTAGTTCTCAGAGGAATAGAAAAACGTTGGCAGGATATCTCTGATAACACGAAGCTTAATTTGCCGCAATTTTTGCATGCTATTGAGCTGGTACTGGGATCTACGAGTTTCAGTTTTAATGGTGACACATATGAACAGATCTTTGGCAGTCCGATGGGATCTCCGCTTTCACCAATATTAGCGGATATTGTGATGGAGGATTTAGAGACTCACTGTCTTGCTATGCTTAATTTTTCTCTGTCGTTTTTTCCCCGTT
Proteins encoded in this region:
- the LOC139824935 gene encoding uncharacterized protein, which encodes MTDLLKDESTYKKLKKDPIRQISLKLNELVRSWRDSGIIEDTDYKRLNCTNGNLPRCYGLPKIHKNGFPLRIIVSALGSPLYNVASFLHSILHHSIRPPKSHIKDSWSFVREINDIEINTDEVLVSLGVTALFTNIPKELVLRGIEKRWQDISDNTKLNLPQFLHAIELVLGSTSFSFNGDTYEQIFGSPMGSPLSPILADIVMEDLETHCLAMLNFSLSFFPRYVDDVIAVIPKDKIGDVLDAFNNYHPRLKFTHELE